CGCTCGATCAAAAGGGACTCGATACCGCGCCAGCCCAGGTCGCCCGCCAGCGCCAGGCCAATGGGCCCGGCGCCGACGATCAACACCGGGACCGAACGCGAAGTGGAAGAACTCGACATCGTATTGCGCTCCCTGTGACTCATTCCAGTGAGGCGCCCGACGCCTTCACGACATCCGCCCACTTCTTCACTTCAGCCTTGATGAAGGCGTCGAACACCTGCGGCGAACTGCCCACGGGGGTGGCGCCGCCTTGTTCGAGTTTTGTGCGCACGTCGGGCAGCTTCAACACCTCGGCGGTTTCCCGGTAGAGCAGATCGATCACCGGCCTGGGCGTGCCCACGGGCGCGAGAAAGCCGTGCCACCCCACGACGTCGAAGCCCTTGAGCGTTTCGGAGACCGCCGGCACGTTGGGCAGTGCGGCGGCGCGCTGGACGCTGGTGACCGCGAGCGCGCGCACCTTGCCCGCATCTGCCTGGGGCTTGAGGTCGACCATGCTGCCGATCAAGGCATCGATCTGGCCACTGATCACATCCGTCATCGCGGCAATCGCGCCCTTGTACGGAATGTGTTGCATCTTGACCTTGGCCATGTCGTTGATCAGCTCGCCGGCCAGGTGGTTGGCGGTGCCGTTGCCACCCGAGCCGAAGGTCAAGGGCTTGGGGCTTTTGCGGGCCAGGTCGATCAGCTCGGCCACGTTGTTCACGGGCAGCGTGGAGCGCGTCACGATCATCAGCGGCGCGCTGGTGGTCATGGTCACGGCCACCAGATCCTTGAGCATGTACGAGCTGGACGGATCGCTCAGGAAGCCCGCGCCGGTGGCCTGCGCCACGGTGCCCATGTAGAGCGTGTAACCGTCGGGCGCGGCCTCGGTCACGGTCTTGGCGGCGATGGCTCCATTGGCGCCCGGCTTGTTCTCGACCACGATGGTCTGCTTGAGCCGTTCGCCCAGGCGGGCGCCGACGGTGCGCGCCACGATGTCGGTGGAGCTGCCGGCGGGGAATGGCACGACCACGCGGATCGGCTTGGACGGGTAGGTCTGCGCCACGGC
The sequence above is a segment of the Hydrogenophaga sp. BPS33 genome. Coding sequences within it:
- a CDS encoding tripartite tricarboxylate transporter substrate binding protein, with protein sequence MIPSRRTFALGALAAGAMLATLPLAAVAQTYPSKPIRVVVPFPAGSSTDIVARTVGARLGERLKQTIVVENKPGANGAIAAKTVTEAAPDGYTLYMGTVAQATGAGFLSDPSSSYMLKDLVAVTMTTSAPLMIVTRSTLPVNNVAELIDLARKSPKPLTFGSGGNGTANHLAGELINDMAKVKMQHIPYKGAIAAMTDVISGQIDALIGSMVDLKPQADAGKVRALAVTSVQRAAALPNVPAVSETLKGFDVVGWHGFLAPVGTPRPVIDLLYRETAEVLKLPDVRTKLEQGGATPVGSSPQVFDAFIKAEVKKWADVVKASGASLE